A window from Nasonia vitripennis strain AsymCx chromosome 2 unlocalized genomic scaffold, Nvit_psr_1.1 chr2_random0010, whole genome shotgun sequence encodes these proteins:
- the LOC100119212 gene encoding vesicle-associated membrane protein 2, which translates to MDGGGYSGDGDLGARSNDQPTVSNKKLQQTQAKVDEVVGIMRVNVDKVLERDQKLSELDNRADALQIGAAQFEQQAGKLKRKYWWKNLKMMIIIGVICAIILIIIIASTVSSSSSDDPPAGGNGTN; encoded by the exons ATGGACGGTGGTGGTTATTCTGGTGATGGAGATTTGGGAGCAAGATCCAATGACCAGCCTACTGTTTCcaacaaaaaattacaacAAACACAAGCTAAGGTAGATGAAGTTGTTGGAATAATGAGGGTGAACGTCGACAAAGTATTGGAGAGAGATCAGAAATTGTCAGAACTTGACAACCGAGCAGATGCTTTGCAAATAGGAGCTGCTCAGTTTGAACAGCAAGCAGGAAAGTTGAAGAGAAAATATTGGTGGAAAAATCTTAAGATGATGATAATCATTGGTGTCATCTGTGCAATCATATTGATCATTATCATTG CCTCAACTGTGTCTAGTAGCAGTTCTGATGATCCGCCAGCTGGAGGAAATGGAACAAACTAA